Genomic DNA from Streptomyces sp. PCS3-D2:
GCCGGCGAGCATCGCGGACACCGCGACCGCGGCGACGACCGCGAGGGAGACGGCGACGCTGCGCCGCCGCAGTATCCGCAGCGCGAGGGCGCCGAGGAGTCCCGCGGCCGCCGCGCCGAGGAAGGCGTACAGGGCTATCAGCAGCAGGTCACCCACGGCCGTCCTCCGTCCGGGCCGGGTCCGGCGCGTCACCGGACGGACGAGGTCCCGTCTCGAACCGGTATCCGGCGCCCCATACCGTCCGGATCAGCCGGGGGTCGGCCGGATCCTTCTCGATCTTGCTCCGCAGTCGGCGGACGTGCACGGTCACGGTGGAGAGGTCGCCGTAGTCCCAGCCCCAGACCTCGCGCATCAGCCGCTCCCGGTCGCAGACCTGGCCCGGGTGCCGCAGGAAGTACACGAGCAGGTCGAACTCCCTCAGGGTCAGCGCCAGCTCCCTTCCGTCCCGCGTCGCACGACGGGCCGCGGGGTCCACGGTGAGGCCCGCGACCACCAGCAACGGTTCGTCGGCCGGAGCGGTCGAGGAACTGCGGCGCAGGACCGACCGCACGCGCAGGACCAGCTCCCGCGGGCTGAAGGGCTTGGTCACGTAGTCGTCCGCACCCACCTCCAGGCCCAGGATCCGGTCGTCCTCGTCGCCGCGCGCGGTGAGCATGACCACGGGGACGGAAGGCCTTCCGCTCCCGCTCGCACGCAGCCGGCGGCAGACTTCCAAGCCGTCCATACCGGGCAGCATCAGGTCCAGGACGACCAGGTCGGGACGGTGACGCGCGGCGCTCTCCAAGGCGGCCGGGCCGTCGTCGGCACGGTGCACGGTGAATCCGGCCCGTTCCAGGTAGCCGGCCACGACCTCGGAGACGGTCGGATCGTCGTCCACGACCAGGACGCGGCCCGTGCCGTCACCGGGGGCGGGCCCGGGGCCGGGCCCGGTTTCGTTGCTGATTGCCATGCCCCCAGGGTGCACCACGCCGCGACGTCCGGAGCCGGGCCGTCCGCCGTACGGCACGGCGTCCGCGTTTCGTAAGGTCTTCGGGCGCCTTTGGGCGCCTTCCGGTTCCTACGGTGTGGAGGGTGACT
This window encodes:
- a CDS encoding response regulator transcription factor — protein: MAISNETGPGPGPAPGDGTGRVLVVDDDPTVSEVVAGYLERAGFTVHRADDGPAALESAARHRPDLVVLDLMLPGMDGLEVCRRLRASGSGRPSVPVVMLTARGDEDDRILGLEVGADDYVTKPFSPRELVLRVRSVLRRSSSTAPADEPLLVVAGLTVDPAARRATRDGRELALTLREFDLLVYFLRHPGQVCDRERLMREVWGWDYGDLSTVTVHVRRLRSKIEKDPADPRLIRTVWGAGYRFETGPRPSGDAPDPARTEDGRG